From Triticum urartu cultivar G1812 chromosome 2, Tu2.1, whole genome shotgun sequence, a single genomic window includes:
- the LOC125540960 gene encoding NAC domain-containing protein 92-like produces MSDVTAVMDLEVEEPKLALPPGFRFHPTDEEVVTHYLTRKVLRESFSCQVIADVDLNKTEPWDLPGKAKMGEKEWFFFVHKGRKYPTGTRTNRATEKGYWKATGKDKEIFRGKGRDAVLVGMKKTLVFYTGRAPSGGKTPWVMHEYRLEGELPHRLPRTAKDDWAVCRVFNKDLAAKNAPQMAPAAGGAMEDPLAFLDDLLIDTNLNLFDDADLPMLMDSPSGADDFAGASSSTSSAALPLEPDAEHLTIKMEPPPPQQQQMQSPDYFMPATANGNLGGAGYSTYQAVVDQQAAIRMYCKPKAEVASSSALGLDMGALAGADTSFLMPSSRSCLDLEELFRGEALMDYSDMWKI; encoded by the exons ATGTCCGACGTGACGGCGGTGATGGATCTGGAGGTGGAGGAGCCGAAGCTGGCGCTTCCACCGGGCTTCCGGTTCCACCCCACCGACGAAGAGGTGGTCACCCACTACCTCACCCGCAAGGTCCTCCGCGAATCCTTTTCctgccaagtgatcgccgacgtCGACCTCAACAAGACCGAGCCGTGGGATCTCCCCG GGAAGGCGAAGATGGGCGAGAAGGAGTGGTTCTTTTTCGTGCACAAGGGCCGGAAGTACCCGACGGGGACGCGCACCAACCGCGCGACGGAGAAGGGGTACTGGAAGGCGACGGGGAAGGATAAGGAGATCTTTCGCGGCAAGGGCCGGGACGCCGTCCTCGTCGGCATGAAGAAGACGCTCGTCTTCTACACCGGCCGCGCCCCCAGCGGCGGGAAGACGCCGTGGGTGATGCACGAGTACCGCCTCGAGGGCGAGCTGCCCCATCGCCTTCCCCGCACCGCCAAG GACGATTGGGCTGTTTGCCGGGTGTTCAACAAAGACTTGGCGGCGAAGAATGCTCCGCAAAtggcgccggcggccggcggGGCCATGGAGGACCCGCTCGCCTTCCTCGATGACTTGCTCATCGACACCAACCTCAACCTGTTCGACGACGCAGACCTGCCGATGCTCATGGACTCTCCGTCTGGCGCTGACGACTTCGCCGGCGCTTCGAGCTCCACCTCCAGCGCCGCCCTGCCGCTCGAGCCGGACGCGGAGCATTTGACTATCAAgatggagccgccgccgccgcagcagcAGCAGATGCAGAGCCCAGACTACTTCATGCCGGCGACGGCCAACGGCAATCTTGGCGGTGCCGGGTACTCAACCTACCAGGCTGTGGTGGACCAGCAGGCCGCGATCCGCATGTACTGCAAGCCGAAGGCGGAGGTAGCGTCTTCGTCGGCGCTGGGCTTGGACATGGGGGCGCTCGCCGGCGCGGACACCTCGTTCCTGATGCCGTCGTCGCGGTCGTGCCTCGATCTGGAGGAGCTGTTCCGGGGCGAGGCTCTCATGGACTACTCCGACATGTGGAAGATCTGA